From the genome of Eucalyptus grandis isolate ANBG69807.140 chromosome 2, ASM1654582v1, whole genome shotgun sequence, one region includes:
- the LOC104435117 gene encoding LOW QUALITY PROTEIN: uncharacterized protein LOC104435117 (The sequence of the model RefSeq protein was modified relative to this genomic sequence to represent the inferred CDS: inserted 2 bases in 2 codons), whose product MKNSCLPKCGFKRVMAWFQILLGLLVIFVSLLSLFSFYKAGFFLRNEDICHHFYGMRDFNSGFDLKALSDRVDEVLNKLDSLQEKLESKVQQMEKNKDALAISNITKLEYKKYLEDEVIRPLYSAHIALRQIRLPKSEGIGNSTFKEVPLINTFIIEEIRKYITPKENRVRKVNIYGSERVHNTIGHACVLYKTELEEYMDYDIGSYCKDDWNMAQKLMISGCDPXPRRRCLTRASKVYQKPYPINESLWRLPDHRNVRWSNYRCRNFECLSSKNPQRGYSKCTGCFEMEKEKLKWVTNTTLTTDFLISDILAIKPGEIRIGLDXGVGTGTFAARMRENNVTIITTALNLGAPFNEMIALRGLVPLYVTLNQRLPFFDNTMDLIHTTGFLDGWIDLVLMDFIMFDWDRVLRPGGLLWIDRFFCNRNDLDDYMYMFLQFRYKKHKWAIAPKSDSEVYLSAVLEKPPRAI is encoded by the exons ATGAAGAACAGTTGTCTTCCCAAATGTGGATTCAAAAGGGTAATGGCTTGGTTTCAGATCTTGTTAGGCTTGCTCGTCATCTTCGTGAGCTTGCTGAGCCTCTTTAGCTTCTACAAGGCCGGATTTTTCTTGCGCAATGAGGACATATGCCACCATTTCTACGGCATGAGGGATTTCAACAGCGGTTTTGACCTAAAAGCTCTCTCGGATAGAGTAGACGAAGTGCTCAATAAGTTGGACAGTTTGCAAGAGAAGCTCGAGTCCAAGGTGCAACAGATGGAGAAGAATAAAGATGCTTTGGCTATTTCTAACATTACAAAGCTGGAGTACAAGAAGTACCTGGAAGATGAGGTGATTAGGCCTCTTTACAGTGCTCACATCGCTCTGAGACAGATCCGGCTGCCGAAGAGCGAAGGGATAGGAAATAGTACTTTTAAGGAGGTGCCGTTGATCAACACTTTCATAATTGAGGAGATTCGGAAATACATAACACCAAAGGAGAACAGAGTAAGGAAGGTCAACATATACGGAAGCGAGAGAGTACACAACACGATCGGTCATGCTTGTGTGCTATACAAGACCGAATTGGAGGAATATATGGACTATGACATCGGTTCTTACTGCAAGGATGACTGGAACATGGCACAGAAGCTCATGATCAGCGGCTGCGATC CTCCCCGCAGGCGGTGCTTGACCCGGGCCTCGAAGGTCTACCAAAAGCCGTACCCCATTAATGAGTCCTTGTGGAGACTGCCCGACCATAGAAACGTGAGGTGGAGCAATTACCGGTGCAGGAATTTTGAATGCCTATCTAGCAAGAACCCGCAGCGGGGTTATTCTAAGTGCACCGGCTGTTTTGAAATGGAGAAAGAGAAACTGAAATGGGTCACTAACACCACTCTTACGACGGATTTTCTTATTAGTGACATCTTAGCAATTAAGCCCGGAGAAATACGGATTGGATTGG TTGGTGTTGGCACAGGAACTTTCGCTGcaagaatgagagaaaataatgTAACAATTATTACGACTGCACTGAATCTCGGGGCTCCATTCAATGAAATGATTGCCTTAAGAGGCCTGGTTCCTCTGTACGTGACGCTGAACCAGAGGCTACCCTTTTTTGACAACACTATGGACTTGATTCACACAACAGGATTCTTGGACGGGTGGATTGATCTAGTGCTGATGGACTTCATAATGTTTGACTGGGATCGTGTGTTGAGGCCAGGAGGATTATTGTGGATCGATCGATTCTTTTGTAACAGAAATGATCTGGATGACTACATGTACATGTTTCTGCAGTTCAGATACAAGAAACACAAATGGGCAATTGCTCCTAAGTCGGACAGTGAGGTGTATCTTTCTGCAGTATTGGAGAAACCTCCAAGAGCTATATAA
- the LOC104432303 gene encoding nuclear transcription factor Y subunit B-4: MVDEQERLLPIANVGRIMKEILPPSAKISKEAKQTIQECATEFIGFVTGEASDRCHKENRKTVNGDDICWALSNLGFDNYAEAMARYLHKYREYEREKNRSNSSNNNQTLATSSGDNKDDGELHLRIEEQQVRQVETHQSLAPLEFQFIDKGQSSTSEPA; the protein is encoded by the coding sequence ATGGTTGATGAGCAAGAGAGATTACTACCAATCGCAAACGTGGGCCGTATAATGAAGGAAATCCTGCCGCCGAGCGCCAAGATCTCCAAGGAAGCCAAGCAGACAATCCAAGAATGCGCGACAGAGTTCATAGGCTTCGTGACGGGTGAGGCGTCAGACAGGTGTCACAAGGAGAATCGCAAGACGGTGAACGGCGACGACATCTGTTGGGCTCTGAGCAATCTAGGGTTTGACAACTACGCTGAAGCAATGGCCAGGTACTTGCACAAATATAGGGAgtatgaaagagagaaaaatagaagcaacagcagcaacaacaatCAAACCCTAGCTACTTCAAGTGGAGATAATAAGGATGATGGAGAGCTACACTTAAGAATTGAAGAGCAGCAAGTAAGGCAAGTTGAAACCCACCAAAGTCTTGCTCCTTTAGAGTTTCAATTCATTGACAAGGGCCAGAGTTCCACATCTGAGCCAGCTTAA